The Coffea arabica cultivar ET-39 chromosome 10e, Coffea Arabica ET-39 HiFi, whole genome shotgun sequence region CCtttcttcccttcttttcttcaCCTTTTCAATCTCTGCCTATAATTTTAATTCCAGTGAGTACTAACTTAACAAAAAGTAAACGTCTTCTCAATATTTTTCACGAAACTGCTGCAGTCATTGCACAACTGGAACACTTCAAGGaggaatttggaaaaaaaaaatcaaattatgaACACATGAAACTAGAATTACTACTGCTGGGTTTTAGCTGAGTAAAGTAAGGGATGCAGAACTGTACATAAAAGAACAGATCTCAATGCTCTGACTTGTGAAAGAAAGCGACAAGAGGGGAAACGGAGAGGATTAACATAACAGCATGACTACATTTGGCTTGCTTGTCTCATACTTCATTTTTTAGCCCagttttccttcttcttgtgtgCCAAAGACATCATTCTTCTTAACATTGGGAAACGATTTATTGGACGATGAAGATAATCATGACTTGTAGGAGTGAGAGATGCATGTACCAGTAACCAATCAgtcaagtgcagtatttcataCAGCATGCTTCATTTAaggaacataaaaaaaaaaaaaaaagcaatactagtctataaaataccattctttCTCTCTGTCTCTTTTTCTCTGCCTTTAATGAAAACGTTTCAAGTGGCATGCCTTCGGTGATATCGCGTTCAATCTTCTTTCGCCACACAAATCTGCAAGGGGACATTTTTTACACAGAAAATTCAAGGGACAACtagattttttcaaaaacaaaatactAAACTATGATAAATTTTTCAATATTGTTGTCCACAGATTCCGGTGGAAAACTTTTATATAAGCTCTCCTAGCCCCATCTTTTGAACAAGAGAAAAACTGATACAGTGTCCAAAACTACTTCATGCATTAATTAAATAGGTTAAATGAATATACAAATGAGAACATGCACATAGGCTATTAGCCTTATGTTACTGAAGAAGCACACAGAGGCACAAACACAGATGGAAAGGGTGGGAAGAAGGAAAACCATCACCAAGTTCACTAACCAAAGAGGTACTAAATTGCCCTAAGATGCACTAGCCTATATGAACTATCACATAAAACTATGTAAACAATGTTCTCCAAAATACAAACTTTTTCATAAACATAAAATATAAGAAAAGCCTGCTGAATCACACTCAGGGCCTAAGGTTTGAACACGCTATCGGCTAAATTTCATAGTGTCAGCTAGATGCTCTTCTTAGTCAACCTTTAAACCAAAGATTGAGTCTATAGATTACAGTGAACTAATTTCCCCTCTTGTTCAATATTGATGAGAGTGTTAAAGTATCTTTTTCTCTTCCTATCAGTCATAAATGTTTCTATGATCCTAAGTATCAACCATGAatctcaaatcactagcttgaattcttttttttctgaaaGGGACTTACTATTTCTTATCTAATATCTCATTCTACTCATCCTTTTAGTTTACAAGCCTGAGTTTTCACACAAAGGTAAAAATGCACTACCAAAGCAAACTTTCCTGGAATCTTATagtgaaaatgcaaaatttttgttcttcaaatacATTTCTCCATACATAGGTGCTCCTTGACAAAATAAAACCAGCTTTTTGAGCCCATGACCAATCAGAAAATGTACAGGGCATCATGAATAAAGATACCACAATCATTTCAATGGTGGTCATGGTAAAAAAAAACCTCCACACCAAATCCCAAACAAAGATAAAATTATCTAGCCTCATTCTGAACATCAAAATAAAAACACAGTTAAAGCAAACTTGGTTACCAACACTAACATACATCCCTAACATCTCCGCAATTCAAAATACATAGGAATATAATTTACCTTTCATTTAGATTGGAATCTCCAAATGGATTTGAATCATTACCATATCCAGAAATATTCTGGGCCTTCAATTTCTTTGCAACTTTTGCTGcctaaagtttaaaaaaaaaggttgaagCTAAATGAAATAGTGTCAATCAAATTAAAGTAAAAGAAGATAAACCAAATAGTACTCGTAAAGATAAAACAAACAGAGTTACCCTTTTTTGGGCTTTCTTTGCCAAGTACTCGGCAATATCGTCCTCAgtgatttttctcttcttcttttgacGTCTGTCATCATCACTGCCACGACAGTGCCTACTTCGACTCTGCCTTCGTCTTTCATCACGGCTATCAGAATCAGAAGCTGAAGCCGATTCAGAAGCGGAAGCAAAGGAACGCTTAGTCTCCGATTCTGGGGCATCAGACTGATGCCGTTGGCTCTGTTTATGCCTATGACTGGACTTGGATGAGGATATTTCCCTCCTGCTTCTGCTACTCCTATCGCTGCCCATGATGAATTTAAATCTGCTCTTTATTCCTGCATACAAATAATGCAGTGACAGTTATTATGCTACTGAAAAATCAAGATATGCATCATTTGATAGAACACTAAAATCATATGAGACTGCACCATAAATAAATTTTCATTGACCTTCaggtttaaaaaatttgttCTTTATGTAACCGTtgttgcgccccatttttttttttaaaaaaaaaaagaaaaataaaaattttaggtTAAAAatggttttagaatttttgtttaaaattgattttttaaaaaaattaaaataaggaaaataaaaagaaaaagcgcctaaaatgggacttggCAAAGGCAACGGGTTTGGGCCCACTAAAGTCTTGAAAAAGGATTTTTCAACAATTTGGAGTTGCCTCTCGGTATTGGATTTAGGCGTACCAAGTCACCTTAAAAAAggtaattctttctttttttttaaaacacaaATTTAACCCTTTAATcagacaactccaggtctttcgAAATCAAAGCAATGAATTCGGGAGCTACAATTGTGAGGGGGGAAGGTCGAGACTTTATCCTTGAGCACCCCCCTACACCTGGCAAAGCTGGTTGCAAGTttaattttattcttttaattttaaggCCAAAATTGAATTAATTTAAACTAAACACATAACATGCAATAAAAGATTGTctaaataaaagcaaatataACACATCAAAACAATGTAGAAGGAGATGACTAATTCCATGGCTTACGTTGGAAAAGCCACGGGATAACGCGCTCGTGGCCCACTCGATCACACATGACAAAATAAACAGTGGTTGACTATaactagaagaaaagaaaggaaaaagaaaaagaaatttacaaaaattaaatgCTCCTATGCCCCTTATATGGGTGTTATCACTtctatgaaagaaaaataaaataactacaacTTGACTTGGCAAATAAAAATGCTAAGTAAACTAATGGTTGAGTAAATAATGGCAAAGGACCTAACTGAAAGCATAAAAGTAAAGTTCTGGGGTCAAATTATGAAGTTCTAAAACTCTGGGATTAAATCACaaagaaagggaaaattgagggactgaaattataaatttagacaaataatcatcttctccaaacCAGCTAAACGTCAGCTGCCGTTTCGTCCTTCTTCTCCGACGAAAAACACCAGAAAGTTCAACTCTGGCCAAtcccaaaagaaaatgaaactcgCACAAGCTCCCTCTCACACAATCTCATGGCATAACTCGAGTTCATACAAAGGAAaggataagaaaaagaaaaacagaaaaaggtgCAAAAAGAAAGCACATCAAGATCTCTCAAAACTCTCCTTTCTACCCTGAAAATCAACTATTATGTTTTGACAAGCATTGAACTTGCCGAATATTCGTTTTCCTCACACGCAAGATGCAGGTCAATCGTCCTTCAGGTAGAACTTTCAGTtgggcattttatcaaacaataaaTGGGCATGAAGAAATTCAACGATTCCCTGCTCAATCGAAGTTATAACTAGCCTCGCATCCTCAGAAACACAAGGGATTTCAATCCAATCAACACATAAAGCATGTATATTCACAAAATCGTGGATAAACAACAGGAAAATTGCAATAGACAAATTCAAGAAAGATGTGCTTTGAGAGCTTCAAGAGTCTGAGCTTGAAgagaaactgaaatttaaaggaAAAGGATAGCTTACAGCGCTCTCTCTCGGTGAAGATTCGCAGGTGGTGGTGGAAGGTTCTGGTGCTGGCAGCGAGCTACAATTCCTCCGCCCAGTCTTTTGCTAtgttttccctttcctttttcttttgttccctTTTCTGGATTTTCTCTGTCTTGCAATTTTTTGATGGGGCTTGGATTTTCTCTGTTCCCAAGAAAAATAAGAGTATAAAAGAGGAAACAGACCTGGAACTATAATTTACTTATAAATCATTGTGATATATGTAATAGCTATAACGTAAAAAAAATGATAGTGACTGACGTATACACGATGATATAAGAAAATTCATGCCATCGACTATTACATCTCGCACATGGTCCGCAAATATTCCAGTCGACCAAGCCAGACAGGTATttgtttcttccttggactACTTGCCAAAACAACCAAACTGAAAAGTACAGACCAAAACATTGAATTACCAGCCACTCAAAATTTCACAACTGGGAGGACTAGCGGAAAGACGTTGGCAAATAGAATTTTTCTTCTCAAAAACTGGGTAGATTTGAGAAGGTGAATTACTTGCACAAGTGGAAATTGATATCACACGACCAAGAGAAAACAAGTATATGTACTTTTGTTAATAAGAACTGCTTCACGTAGTCAAGACAGACCTCAAATCAATGAGAGCCACAGTAGTCAAGACAGAAAAGGCTAGAAGGACCAAAATTATTTAGTAATCTGTTAAGGTAGCGATTTCCTATCCTTCTTTAGCTAACATCCAATATTTGACATTCCCTGTTAAATGCTTCACCAAAACCTCAAATCAGTTTAGAAGGTCGAATGTAAATATTTCTTTACCACTCTGACAAGTTTTACTAGTAGAGAAATGACCAAGATCAACTTTCTTGTTGTATATATCACAAGGACAGTAATCCTCAATATGCATTAGAGTTCCATATCAGGATGCCTAGAATGCCTAAAATATGGATTTTCTTGAAAGCAGAGGGAACACCATGTGGAGATACGTGGTTTTCACTGTAAGGATGATCCTTAATCTCGTGGCAAAGTGTAAATCGAGTAGATTCCATTTAATGCACTGATCATGAAAACTTACCAATTTGAATGACCATTATAGATGTCCATAAACATATTGTGCTGAAAATGACTTTGGCGAATTCTCATAAACTTTCAAAGTTTTGTCTTAAGAAGGTTAAAACTTCCTTAGAAACCTATGATAAGCAGCTATGATGCAATCAGTTAACCAAATCAAAAGGGCGGACAATTATATTCttgaaatgctcaacagaattGCAAAATTTCTCTGCATCCAAGCAATGCAGAGCTAAAAACACCATAGGATCATGCCTGTTGAAATAGCAAAatccattttctttcaaaatctgatttatggGATCATGCCTATGAACTGCTAGCAATGTACatacataaaaataaaacagGTAACACAGGGACAGAGAAGTTTGTTGGTGGATTGTGGCTGGGGTTAGAGGTGGAAGGATGGACTGGAGACTGTAGTTGGTAAATTAGAAACACAGCACACAGAAGTGTCTTGGAATCTCATGACTTGGGAAGCTGCCCTGCTTGTGTTTCATTTCGTTTGAGGAAAGATTTCAGTATATTAAGACAGAAGTGTTTCCACGGTTATATTCCCTTTTCAATCAAGCAGCTACGGCAAGAACCAGCCCTTGGCTTCACAAACTCAATGAATTCACTAAAACTTTTACAAATGGTCTCACCAGATTGTAAGAAAAATACTACCCTACCCTACCCTACCCGAATTCTGATTCCAAGAATCATAAAACCCCCAATTGCaattcccttcttttttttttggttttcactTGGACAATAACCAATTGCAAACACTGGCACATCAAGCCTTAAATGAACCATCAGAGGAGAGatttataaaactaaaatattaaGTAAAAACCCAttaaaaaatacacaaaaaagaCCAGATATAGCCATCAGTCAAACATCAAACAAGCCCAACGGCTGACAGAAATCAATAGCAACACAAACAGGAAGTAGATCTTCAATGTCAAAATTCATATCTCAAATAGAAAAACATCATACCTTTATTACAAAACCCCTTCTTCACTGAAACAGTGAACAAAAGGGCCTTTCCCAGATTGCTCAGAATCCGCAAGATTTAGCAGAGAAAATGTCCAAGGAAACGgacaaaatttataaaaatggaTTGTTGAAACAGGGTTATTGTTGCTTGATGGGAAGGGGGAAAAATTGGCTTTTGGGTATGGGATTATTGGGTGACTTAAAACTACTACTACTAATAAATAAGGCGCATGTTACAAAGACGGAGAGGCTAAGAACtaagaaaaagaagaggaagaagagagtGAGAGGTGGGGGATGGATGATGCCAGGAAGAAACGACAGGCAAGAGGGGAACGAAGGGGAGGAGAAGGGCGCTTTGACAGATTTTTAACGTGGTGAAGAAAAAATTGAGACATCTTTAACAGAATTCTGCcgggcattttttttttttttaaattggacTGGCTGCCGAGCTCAATTTTTTACAGAATTCGGCCTGCTGTCGGGCTGACAGTAtcagagtttaaaaaaaaatggacaaGGGGCTGGAGCGGTTGTCAGACAACCGCTCATAAACTTTTCATGGCCAAGATGTGGTGGGCCCATCATCAACGGCCAAAACGAAATGAAACAAAATGGAGATGACTGTAGAGGATTGTTGCTTTAATACAAGCTTAACTTTTAACTCCGTTTGGTCTGGCCGTTAAAGGGTATGAAAAATTCaaagtcaaaatttgaaaatcaactttTGGTACGATCAGCGGGATTTAAAACTCTTTCAACTTAAAAGATGTGGGAAGAAAATGGCGGTAGTGAGTTTTTCTCTGAACACAATACATTGTCGCTGTAGCTCCTTTTGTTCTTCTCCTCTCAACAAGCTCCTTCTGTTCTTCTCCTCTCAACAAATTATTTCGCATAACATAAACATAAatttttgtcttcttttcttCCAACTCTTAAATAAACCCTATCAAAACGGGCATCTTGTCTGAGGTGTGCACAAGATAATTGTAAAGATCCGCTGCAGCAATAATACACGCCGATTTAAGTAGTGGATGACTGAGATAGATATTCATCGAGTAACAAATGCATAGCCGAGACTTGTGAGCGGCTCATCTGAAATTTACTGCTTGGTGAACTCTGTCCAAGGTAAACGCTAATATTACATGTAATTTGATTGTAATAAATGTGTTATTTAGTGAAGcatgatttaaaaattataagaaGTATGTCATTATCCTTTTAGAGAGAATGGTTAACTTGTACAATAAAGATCCCGTacagaattttaaaatataaatgagGATGTGTACAAATAAAATAACATAAGCGTAAAAATAACTTAACAATGTGACCAACTTAAGTAACTACACAAACGGTATAGATGACAATGTATAGATTTTGAGAATTCTGTCAAACCTTACGCTATGTAAAAGTGTATAAGACATACATGCATTGGTTATGTTACAAGTTGATAAAAAGGCTGTACACATTGTTATAAAGTGTGTACATATGATTGTAAAGTATGTAAATACTGATATTATACACAAATTGGTTATAATATTTGTTTGAAATGTATCTATTATATAGTGAAATATGCTATGCAAATTATTAGAGTTATGTGATTATCTATTACAGAGAAGATACACatccataaaaattattttacaaaatgttgTAAGGTGTGTACACGTTGTTATAAAGTATGTACATATGTGAATACAAATAATTAAGTGCTTATGATgtgaataaagaaataaaaaataaatataattgttTGTCCTTAAAACAATAGCAAAAAATGCTTTTGTCGAATACAGCACAATGGAGGAAGCGTTGTGTCCTAAGATTGGCATGGAGTTTCAGTCAGAAGATGAGGCATACAACTTCTGCAATAGGTACGGATTAGGTGTTGGATTCAGTGTTCGGAAAGACTACTTGAATAAGGATAAAGACGGTGTAGTTACATCAAGAAGGTACACATGTTGCAAAGAAGGTTTCAAACCACGGTACGAAGGAAATGTAAAACCAAAGAGAACTCGGCTGAAACAAAAACCGGATGTGAAGCTAAAATGGGGATAATTTTGAACAGAGAAACAATGAAGTATCAGGTTCGAGATCTGGTAATCGAGCATAATCACACACTACACATTTCAGAATGTGCTCATATGATGCGTTCGCAAAGAAAAGTAAGTTTTTCTCAAGGAGCCCAAGCTGAAATTGCAAATGATGCAGGAATATCCTTGAAACAATCCCATGAACTCATGGGAAAAGAGGCAGGTGGATTAGGCAATATTGGCTACACTCGTGATGACTTAAAACGCTATCTACGAACAAAAAGAGAGAGGGGATTAAAGTATGGTGAAGCTGGTGCAATGCTACGATACTTTGAAgaacaaaaattggaaaatccgTCATTCTTTCACGCAGAGCAGCTTGATTGTGAAGAAcaaattacaaatatattttgggcTGATGCATCAATGCTGATGGATTATACCTATTTTGGGGATGTGGTTACATTTGACACCACATATAAAACTAA contains the following coding sequences:
- the LOC113711507 gene encoding protein FAR1-RELATED SEQUENCE 5-like, which gives rise to MEEALCPKIGMEFQSEDEAYNFCNRYGLGVGFSVRKDYLNKDKDGVVTSRRETMKYQVRDLVIEHNHTLHISECAHMMRSQRKVSFSQGAQAEIANDAGISLKQSHELMGKEAGGLGNIGYTRDDLKRYLRTKRERGLKYGEAGAMLRYFEEQKLENPSFFHAEQLDCEEQITNIFWADASMLMDYTYFGDVVTFDTTYKTNKEYRPLGVFVGFNQFRQLVIFGATLLYDETIESFKWVFGTFIEAVCGRHPKTIFTDQDAAMAAAISAVMPSTYHGLCTFHIRVNFMKHLGNYYKDGSNLLYRFAECMYEIEDENEFIMA